In Nicotiana tabacum cultivar K326 chromosome 2, ASM71507v2, whole genome shotgun sequence, the following proteins share a genomic window:
- the LOC107796028 gene encoding protein SCO1 homolog 1, mitochondrial, with protein sequence MAKAISRNQQIRYFLYHSISSSKPSFHSLSKALPHTKPLPLSPLVGLGNLAFQAMSSGRLESGLNCYRSLCTSNSVNQSSSESNGSSSGANSGKSESSGGSQKTSEQGKPIRGSPVSWMSFFLLVCTGAGLVYYYDREKKRHIEDITTASTSVKQGPSAGKAAIGGPFNLIDHNGKPVTEKDFFGKWTVVYFGFTHCPDICPDELQKLAAAVDKIKKSGIQVIPVFISVDPERDTVEQVREYVKEFHPNLIGLTGTPEEIKKTARAYRVYYMKTEEEGSDYLVDHSIVMYLMDPKMEFVKFFGKNNDVDMLTDGIINEIKQYKRVKA encoded by the exons ATGGCGAAAGCAATATCCAGAAATCAGCAAATTCGCTATTTTCTGTATCACTCCATTTCTTCATCAAAACCTTCATTTCACAGCCTTTCAAAAGCTCTCCCCCACACCAAACCCCTACCCCTTTCTCCATTG GTGGGTTTGGGGAATCTTGCATTTCAGGCTATGAGTTCGGGTCGATTGGAGAGTGGATTGAATTGTTACAGGTCTCTTTGCACCTCTAATTCTGTTAATCAATCAAGTTCTGAGTCCAATGGATCCTCCTCTGGAGCTAATTCTGGAAAGAGTGAAAGTTCTGGTGGTTCTCAGAAGACTTCTGAACAGGGAAAGCCTATTCGGGGCAGT CCTGTTTCATGGATGAGCTTCTTTCTACTTGTTTGCACTGGAGCAGGATTGGTTTACTATTATGACAGGGAAAAGAAACGGCATATTGAAG ATATCACCACTGCCTCAACTTCCGTAAAGCAAGGACCTTCCGCGGGAAAAGCAGCCATTGGTGGTCCATTTAATCTCATTGACCATAATGGAAAACCAGTAACTGAGAAAGACTTCTTTGGCAAGTGGACAGTTGTATATTTTGGTTTCACTCACTGTCCAGATATATGCCCAGATGAGCTACAAAAACTCGCTGCTGCAGTTGATAAAATTA AGAAGTCAGGAATTCAAGTAATACCTGTGTTTATCTCAGTTGATCCTGAAAGAGATACGGTTGAGCAAGTACGTGAATATGTTAAAG AGTTTCACCCAAACTTGATTGGCCTCACTGGTACCCCAGAAGAGATAAAGAAAACGGCACGTGCTTATCGGGTTTACTATATGAAGACAGAAGAAGAAGGCTCAGATTACCTTGTTGATCACTCAATAGTCAT GTATCTTATGGATCCTAAGATGGAATTTGTGAAGTTTTTCGGAAAGAATAATGACGTCGACATGCTTACTGATGGCATAATTAATGAGATAAAGCAATATAAGCGAGTCAAGGCATAA